From a region of the Calliphora vicina chromosome 4, idCalVici1.1, whole genome shotgun sequence genome:
- the LOC135956746 gene encoding uncharacterized protein LOC135956746: MVMMMMVTHNVNAKPQDAGIFEDIASKGLTMAGSMAEMVGNAGMISKQTGFEVPFGKANSGTQIGTGAAFRNDDDDSSEEDRRRRKRHTQDLKRNYYDDIFGEESLLALPHLHRGKRSPCHHGGSGGGTGTGTNDDNIAADGDDIDLAERRRRAYARRRKAAARKKATNAKKTTRKTNNRRNKSLVNDEVQQTLTRRKRQSEVDDLNQNMTAASKDFSQQAQQIADKIRSVVENLMNSMNDMAQKFKQHLTGQNTTTTEEI; encoded by the exons atggtgatgatgatgatggtgacaCATAATGTTAATGCTAAACCACAG GACGCTGGTATATTTGAAGACATTGCCAGCAAGGGCTTGACTATGGCGGGCAGTATGGCCGAAATGGTGGGCAATGCTGGTATGATCAGTAAACAAACGGGCTTTGAGGTGCCCTTTGGCAAAGCAAATTCGGGAACTCAAATTGGTACAGGGGCAGCCTTCagaaatgatgatgatgattccTCAGAAGAGGATAGACGTCGTAGAAAACGACATACCCAGGATTTAAAACGAAATTATTATGACGATATATTCGGAGAAGAATCCTTGCTGGCGTTGCCTCACTTACATAGAGGCAAACGTTCCCCCTGTCATCATGGTGGTTCTGGCGGAGGCACAGGCACGGGGACCAATGATGACAATATAGCAGCCGATGGTGATGATATCGACTTAGCCGAACGTCGTCGAAGAGCTTATGCCCGCCGACGCAAGGCAGCTGCCCGTAAAAAAGCAACCAATGCCAAAAAAACTACCCGCAAAACTAATAACCGCCGAAACAAATCCCTGGTGAATGATGAGGTTCAGCAGACATTGACACGTCGCAAACGTCAATCGGAAGTGGATGATTTAAATCAGAATATGACCGCTGCCAGCAAGGATTTCTCACAACAGGCTCAGCAAATTGCCGATAAAATACGCAGTGTGGTGGAGAATTTAATGAATTCAATGAACGACATGGCACAGAAATTTAAGCAGCACTTGACTGGTCAGAATACAACTACCACAGAGGAAATTTAG
- the LOC135957885 gene encoding uncharacterized protein LOC135957885: MHNMKTLNMPTMSGNSAHKCCYAVYSSLGAAAPQYQQYQPQQQQQFAGAQYAQALQQPQYSPAATAAAPQVAAYQPAAAAASPYAQTLQQYQRQQQQQQQPQVQAQAQAQYAEQLRAYYAQQQQQQQQQQQLYAQQQQQQLLKQLYSSQPTAAAPAQATAAPAAQPQQANQYFTAEQYASYLTNQQQQQQQQQAVNDQQQYYSAPTQATHTSAYTTTAAPASDSTTAPRNGLQYSAADQVSHVKFQSGNLAYNF; the protein is encoded by the exons ATGcacaatatgaaaacattgaaTATGCCAACGATGTCAGGAAATTCTGCACACAAGTGCTGTTATGCGGTG TACTCTTCCTTGGGAGCTGCCGCCCCTCAATACCAACAATATCAgccacaacagcaacaacaatttgcCGGTGCCCAATATGCTCAAGCCTTGCAACAGCCCCAATATAGCCCAGCCGCCACTGCTGCTGCTCCACAAGTAGCTGCATACCAACCAGCTGCCGCTGCCGCTTCTCCTTACGCTCAAACTTTGCAACAATATCAacgtcaacagcaacaacaacaacaaccccaAGTACAAGCTCAGGCTCAAGCCCAATATGCCGAACAATTGAGAGCCTACTATgcccagcaacaacaacagcagcaacaacaacaacaattgtatgcccaacaacagcaacaacaacttttGAAACAACTTTACTCTAGCCAACCCACTGCTGCTGCCCCTGCACAAGCCACCGCCGCCCCTGCTGCCCAACCCCAACAGGCCAATCAATACTTCACCGCCGAACAATATGCCAGCTACTtgaccaaccaacaacaacagcaacaacaacaacaagctgTCAATGACCAACAACAATACTACTCAGCTCCCACCCAAGCCACTCACACCAGCGCTTACACCACCACCGCTGCTCCCGCCAGCGACTCCACTACCGCCCCACGCAATGGCTTGCAATACTCTGCCGCCGATCAAGTGTCTCATGTCAAATTCCAAAGTGGCAATTTGGCCtataacttttaa